The Candidatus Epulonipiscium sp. DNA window AAAGACCGACACCATGTATTATGACAACTGAAGAAGCCATGAGACAGGAAGAAATCATCAAGCAAATAAGAATGAAAAACGATGCCGAAAAGTCGAGGGATGCTAAACAAAAATATTACCATATATCCACCTTTGGTTGTCAAATGAATGCCCATGATTCAGAAAAATTAGAGGGTATGTTGGAACAAATGGGCTATGAAAAAATTGAAAAAGAAACAGATGCAGATTTTATCCTATATAATACCTGTTGCGTAAGGGAAAATGCCGAACAGAAGGTTTATGGGAAACTGGGCTTTTTAAAGCATCACAAACAAACAAAAAAGGATGTTGTCATCGCCATATGCGGATGTATGATGCAGCAAGAATCTGTTCTTAATGCCATAAGGAAAAAGTATAGGCATGTGGACATCATTTTTGGAACATTTAATCTATATAAAATGCCGGAGCTATTTCAAACTTATCTAGAAACTAAAGAAACGGTTATCGATATTTGGAAAGAACATAAAGAAATCGTTGAGGACTTACCTAGCGTTAGAAAATACAAATTTAAGGCTAGTGTAAATATTATGTATGGCTGTAATAATTTTTGTACCTATTGTATTGTACCCTATGTAAGGGGAAGAGAAAGAAGTAGGGAACCACAAGATATTATAAATGAGATTAGAGATTTAGTGGCTGATGGCGTAAAAGAAATTATGCTATTGGGGCAAAATGTAAATTCCTACGGTAAGACCTTAAACAAAAAAATGACCTTTGCACAGCTTATTAGAAAAATAAATGAAATAGAAGGATTAAGACGGATTCGTTTTATGACATCACATCCTAAGGATCTTTCCGATGAGCTAATAGAGGCCATGAAAGAATGCGATAAGGTATGTAATAGCCTTCATCTTCCTTTTCAAGCAGGAAGCAGCCAAATCCTTAAAAAAATGAATAGAAGATATTCCAAAGAACAATACTTAAACTTAGCTAAGAAAATACAAGAAGCCATTCCCGGTATTTCCTTAACAACAGATATTATAGTGGGCTTTCCCGGAGAAACAGAAGAAGACTTTCTAGATACCTTAGATATCGTTCAGAAAATAGGGTTTAATGGGGCATATACATTTTTATACTCCAAACGTACGGGAACCCCTGCAGCTACGATGGATGAACAGGTGCCTGATGAAATAGCCCAAGAAAGATTTAATGCCCTTCAAAAAGCCCTAAAACCAATTATCGCCGAAAAGACCCAATCCATGATTGGTAAGATGGTGGAAATATTAGTAGAAGAACCAAGTAAAAGCGATAAAAACTTCCTTACCGGACGAACAAATGATGGGTATTTGGTTCATTTTGAAGGGGATAGGACCCTTATTGGAGAGTTCGTTAAGGTAGCGATTATCTATGCTAAAACATTTTATCTAGTCGGAAAATTAGACTGATTAAGGTTGTATTTTTATAAAATGACAGCCAAGGAGGGAAGGACTTTGGCATTAACGCCTATGATGCAGCAGTATTTTGATATAAAAGAAAATTGCAAGGACTGTCTTTTGTTTTTTCGTCTTGGGGATTTTTACGAAATGTTTTTTGAAGATGCCTTGATTGCATCAAAAGCCCTCGAGATTACCTTAACAGGGAGAGACTGTGGATTACCGGAAAGGGCCCCTATGTGCGGGGTTCCCTACCACTCTGCAGAGGCTTATATTAATAGATTAATAGAAAAAGGCTATAAAGTAGCAATTTGTGAGCAAGTAGAAAATCCAAAAGAAGCAAAGGGAATCGTAAAAAGAGAAATCATAAGAATCATCACACCAGGAACACAAATAGATACCAAGGCCCTAGATGAAGGGCGAAATAACTTTTTATTAAGTATTTTTATGGGCTCTTTAGGGTATGGGCTAGGGGTTGTAGATATTACAACAGGGGAATTTCAAGTAACCGAGATTATGGAGTTACCCCACACCAAGAGACTTTTAGATGAGATTGCAAAATACAATCCTGCAGAAATAATATGCAATAAGGATTTTGCGCTCCAAAAAGAGATATTAGTGGAAATCGAAAATAGGTACAATACATATATAAACGAGCATAATGAATGGAGCTTTGAATACGAAACTGCCTATAAGATGCTTTGCCAGCATTTTTATGTCCATAATCTCGATGGTTTGGGTTTGAAAGAATTCACATTGGG harbors:
- the miaB gene encoding tRNA (N6-isopentenyl adenosine(37)-C2)-methylthiotransferase MiaB, giving the protein MSKRPTPCIMTTEEAMRQEEIIKQIRMKNDAEKSRDAKQKYYHISTFGCQMNAHDSEKLEGMLEQMGYEKIEKETDADFILYNTCCVRENAEQKVYGKLGFLKHHKQTKKDVVIAICGCMMQQESVLNAIRKKYRHVDIIFGTFNLYKMPELFQTYLETKETVIDIWKEHKEIVEDLPSVRKYKFKASVNIMYGCNNFCTYCIVPYVRGRERSREPQDIINEIRDLVADGVKEIMLLGQNVNSYGKTLNKKMTFAQLIRKINEIEGLRRIRFMTSHPKDLSDELIEAMKECDKVCNSLHLPFQAGSSQILKKMNRRYSKEQYLNLAKKIQEAIPGISLTTDIIVGFPGETEEDFLDTLDIVQKIGFNGAYTFLYSKRTGTPAATMDEQVPDEIAQERFNALQKALKPIIAEKTQSMIGKMVEILVEEPSKSDKNFLTGRTNDGYLVHFEGDRTLIGEFVKVAIIYAKTFYLVGKLD